One genomic segment of Mycolicibacterium neworleansense includes these proteins:
- a CDS encoding esterase family protein produces the protein MVHGRTLVKISGYRRGTVLLAVLAVVVSIGLLGPPQTASAWSRAGLPVEMLSVPSGAMGRDVKIQFQGGGPHAVYLLDGLRARDDFNGWDIETPAFEWFYQSGLSVVMPVGGMSSFYTDWYQPAAGNGGVWTYKWETFLTHELPQWLAANRKVSASGNAVVGLSMSGNSAMILAAYYPQQFKYAASLSAFLNPSAGPWPGLIGLAMGDAGGFSPGPMWGPPGDPAWARNDPTVQVGRLVSNNTRLWVYCGSGTPGELGGGDVASTFLENTALQSNFNFRDQYVAAGGNNAVFNFPPTGTHTWGYWGAQLNQMKPDIQRVLGAS, from the coding sequence GGATACCGTCGCGGGACAGTACTTCTGGCAGTCCTGGCGGTGGTGGTGAGTATCGGTCTCCTCGGGCCACCGCAGACGGCAAGTGCCTGGTCAAGGGCGGGTCTTCCGGTCGAGATGCTCTCGGTGCCGTCCGGGGCCATGGGACGTGACGTCAAGATCCAGTTCCAGGGCGGCGGGCCGCACGCGGTCTACCTGTTGGACGGGCTGCGGGCCCGCGACGATTTCAACGGCTGGGACATCGAGACGCCGGCGTTCGAGTGGTTCTACCAATCCGGGCTGTCGGTGGTCATGCCGGTCGGCGGCATGTCGAGCTTCTACACCGACTGGTACCAGCCCGCAGCGGGCAACGGCGGGGTTTGGACGTACAAGTGGGAGACGTTCCTGACCCACGAGTTACCGCAGTGGCTGGCGGCGAACCGGAAGGTGTCCGCGTCCGGCAATGCGGTCGTCGGGCTGTCGATGTCGGGTAATTCGGCGATGATCCTGGCGGCCTACTACCCCCAGCAGTTCAAGTACGCCGCGTCGTTGTCGGCGTTCTTGAATCCGTCGGCCGGCCCGTGGCCCGGGCTGATCGGACTTGCCATGGGCGATGCGGGCGGTTTCAGCCCGGGGCCGATGTGGGGTCCGCCGGGTGATCCGGCGTGGGCGCGCAACGATCCGACGGTGCAGGTGGGGCGGTTGGTGTCGAACAACACGCGGTTGTGGGTCTACTGCGGTTCCGGGACGCCGGGAGAGTTGGGCGGCGGCGACGTCGCGTCGACGTTCCTGGAAAACACCGCGCTGCAGAGCAATTTCAATTTCCGCGACCAGTACGTCGCCGCCGGAGGCAACAACGCGGTGTTCAACTTCCCGCCGACCGGTACCCACACCTGGGGTTACTGGGGTGCGCAGCTGAACCAGATGAAGCCCGACATCCAGCGGGTGCTCGGCGCCTCCTGA